The Gemmatimonadota bacterium genomic interval CGTCACCCGGAAATCGTCCTCACCGGGATTCACATCGGCAGCTACGGACGCGACCGCGGGACGTCACTCGGCGCCTTGGTCGAGCGGCTCGTGCAGGCCGTGCCGTCGGCGCGCTTTCGCCTGTCGTCGGTCGAGGCGACCGAGGTCGACGCCCGGCTCGCCGCGCTCTTTCACGAACCGGCGCACCTCGTCCCGCACCTCCATGCCCCGCTGCAGTCGGGGAGTGACCGGGTCCTCAGGCGGATGGGGCGCCACTGGTACACGGCGCGCGAGTACGGCCGTGCGGTCGAGCGCCTGGCCGCGACGCTCCCGGTCTTTGGGCTGGGCGCCGACGTGATCGCCGGCTTCCCAGGGGAGACGGACGCGGACCACGCGGAGACGCTCGCGTTGGTGGCCGCGCTGCCGTTCACCTACCTCCACGTCTTTCCCTTCTCGTTGCGACCGGGAACGGCGGCCGAGCGGCTGGTTGGCGACCTCCCCGGTGGCGTCGTGCAGCAGCGTGCGCGGGCGCTGCGGGACGTCGCGGAGGAGAAGGCGCGCGCCCATCGGGGGCGGCGTGCCGGGGCGCTGGCCGACCTCGTCGTGGTGGGGCACGACGTCCGGGAGGGGGTGACCGAGGATTATCTTTCGGTCGCCATCGCCGCCCCGTCACCCCCTCGTGGAACACGCCTCGCCGTGCGACTCGAGGGCGACGCGCACGCGCTGGTGGCTCACCCCCTCGCCCCGGTTGCAGCGGCATGACCCACGACGCACGTGCCACGGTCTTCATCGAGACCTACGGCTGCCAGATGAACGTGAGCGACTCCGAGCTGATGCTCGGCTCGCTCGTCGCGGCCGGGTATGCCCCCGTCGACACCCCGGAACTGGCCGACGTCATCCTCCTCAACACCTGCGCCATCCGCGACCATGCGGAGCAGCGGGTGATTGGTCGTTTGGGTGAGCTCAAGCGCTCCATGAAGGCGGGGAGCATCGTGGGGGTGACGGGGTGCATGGCGCAACGCCTTGGGCCGCAGCTCCTCGACAAGGCGCGACACGTGAGCCTCGTCATCGGGCCCGATGGCTATCGTGCCCTCCCCGAGCTGGTGGGAAAGGCGCGTCAGGGCGAACGCGCGGTCCAGACGTCGTTCGACCTCGAGGAGCACTACGAGGACTTCGCCCCGCGCCGCTTCGACAAGGTCAAGGCGTGGATCCCCGTGCAGCGCGGCTGCGACTACCGGTGTACCTACTGCATCGTCCCGTTTACCCGCGGCTCCGAGCGCAGCCGCCGGCTCGACGACGTGGTGCGGGAGGCAGAACAGGTCGTGAGCGAGGGGATCAGCGAGATCACGCTCCTGGGCCAGACCGTCAACTCCTACCATGATGGGGATCACGGTTTCGCCGAGCTGCTGCGCGCGGTTGGAGCGGTCCCCGGGGTCCGTCGCCTGCGCTTCACGTCGCCGCACCCGAACGACTTCAGTGACGCGGTGATCGACGCGATGGCGGAGGTCCCCGCCGTCTGTGAACACGTGCACCTGCCGATGCAATCTGGCTCGACGAGCATGCTCAAGCGGATGCTGCGGCGCTACACGCGCGAGGAGTACCTCGCCTGCGTCGACACGTTGCGCGCCCGTATCCCGGGGATCGGGATCACCACCGACATCATCGTCGGCTTCCCTGGGGAGACGGACGCGGAGTTCGAGGAGACGCTCTCTGCGGTGCAGGCCGTCGGCTTCGACGACGCGTTCACCTTCAAGTTCTCGCCGCGCGACGGCACTCCGGCGACGCGCATGCCCGAGGAGTGGACGGTCCCCGACGCGGTGTCGGCCGAGCGATTGGGACGCTTGATCGAGGCGGTCCGCGCCGGCGCCCGCGCGAGGAACTTGCGAATGCTGGGAGAGCGTCGCGAGGTGCTGGTCGAGAAGCCCGCCAAGCGCGGCGAGCTGCTGCAGGCGCGTTCGCGCGACTACAAGACGGTGCTGCTCCCCGGAGACGAGTCGTTGGTCGGGCGCTACCTGACCGTCGAACTCACGGGCACGACTGGCTCGACGTTCACGGGGACGGTGGTGCAGGAGCGCTCCCCCCTTCCGGTGGCGTCCTAGCCGGCGGTCGTGCCGAGCGGGCTCCCGCCTTGCGGTGTGGAAGTGTGCGCTGCATCACGCACGACCGCCGGCAACTCCCGCCGTGTGACCCCGACGGTCCCCCAGATCGTCTGCTGTATGGCGGCGTCCGCTTCGCTGCCCCGCACGCGCGTCTCACGGCTCACACGATGGTTCGATGCACAACGCTCTCGAAGAGGTCGTGGGGGAGGTCTTCGAGCAGTTGGCGCAGCGGCATGCGCACTTTCGTACCTGTGCGCAATGCCGTGATGACGTCATCACGCATACGCTGAATCAAGCTCGTCCCAGGTACATCAGCGGGTCGCTGATCGGCTCAGCGGTCACGCGCGTGGCGCTGTCGCACGGACAGGCGCGGGCCGAACTGGCCGTGCTCGTCCTCGATGCCATGCGCCGGGTGACCGCGCGCCCGCGCCACCCCCGTCCCACTGCGGCGGAGGAGCTCGCGCCGGGCTAACCCTGGGATGCAGGAGGGGGATGCCCCTCGTCACCTGGACGTTCGTGGCCTATGCCGCCGGTCTCGCCCTGGGATTCGGCGGCGTCGCCGTCGCGGCGGGGCTCGCGGCGATTCTCGCGGCCGTCGCCCTCGGCGTGGCCCGGCGGTGGGTCCTGGCGGTGTCGGCGTTCGCGATGGCAGGAGGGGCGGTGGTGGCCGAGCTGACGCGACGTGACGACGAGGCGTGCCGCCTGGCCGTTCGGCGGACGGGGCGGGCGATCGTCGAGCTGCGCACGGCGCTGGCCCCCGGACGTGCGGCGCGGGCGGTGGGTGCGCAGCCGGGATGCGGGGTTCGCGCGCGCGTGCGTGTGCGAGCCGGGTCGTTCGCCGCCGGGAGTCGCGTGGCGGTGCAGGGCGACTTCGCCTGGCGCGGTGGGGCGCTCGACGTCGCCGATGCGCGCGTGCAGCTGCTGCGCCCTCCGGGACGCCTCGCCCGCTGGCGTGCGCGGACCGGTGCGCGCATCGATGCGCTGTACGGCGCCGATGCGCCGCTGGCGCGCGCCCTCCTCCTGGCCGACGCCGACGACATCGACCGGGCGCTCCGGGATCGTTTTGCCGACGCCGGGATCATCCACATGCTCTCGGTCTCGGGGCTTCACGTGGGGATCATCGCCGGGGCGGTGCGCACGCTCGTCGTGGGGGCGCGTGCGCGCCTGCTGGCCGCCGATCTTCTGTCGTTAGGTGTGACGATCGCCTTCGTCGCCTTCATCGGCGCCCCGCCTCCGGCCGTGCGGTCAGGGGCCATGCTCGTCCTCGGGGTGGTCGCGCGCGTGCGGCAACGCCCGACGTCACCGTGGGGGATCTGGGCCGCGTCGTGCGCGTTCCCCCTGTGGGAGCCGCGCGTGGTCCTCGATCTGGGCTGGCAGCTGAGCGTGGCCGGGATGGCCGGCCTCCTGGCGAGTGGGACGCTGGTGCGGCGCGCGACGCGGCGACTCCAGGGGTGGCGTCGCACCGTGGTCTCCTCCATGGTCGCCACGAGTGTGGCGTCGGCCGCGACGGCGCCGCTGGTGGCGTGGGTGTTCGGGCGCGTCAGCCTCGCCGCGGTCGTGACCAACGTGGTGGCGGCTCCGCTCTTCGGCGTCGCGCAGCCACTCCTCTTTGCCTCACTCGTGGCGCTCCCGCTCTGGGGCGTCGCGCGCCTCCTCGCCGAGGCGGCGCGGAGCGCGCTCTGGCTCATCGATCGGGTGGCGTGGGGCGGGGCGGCGCTGCCGCTGGCGGCGGTGCGCGCCGAGCCCGATGCGACGACGGCGTTGCTCCTGGGCGTGGGGGCGGTGGCAGGGGGCGTGGCGCTCACCGGGCGATGGTGGCGGCGGCCGGCGCTGGTGTCGTTAGGCGCGCTGGCCGCCGCCACCTGGTGGCCGTCGCTCCGTCCCGGCCCTGGTCGGCTCGAGCTGCACGTGATCGACGTGGGGCAGGGCGATGCGCTCGCCGTGCGCTCGCCGCGCGGCCGCTGGTTGCTCGTCGACGCGGGCGGCGGATGGCAGGGGGGAGACGCGGCGGCCTCGATCGTCTGGCCGTACCTCCGGCGCCATGGCGGCGATGTGGTGTATCTCTCGATGTCGCATCCGCACCTGGACCACATCGGCGGCATGGCGACGCTGCTCGCGCGTGCCGCCGCCGACACCCTCTGGGATGGCGCGTACGTATCCGGAAACGCGGTGTATCGCGACGTGCTGCGGACGGCGCGCGGATTGGGGCGCCCCTGGCGACGGGTTGCGGCTGGCGACAGCGTCGCCTTCGATGGTGTGATGGTCACGGTGCTCGCCCCGGATTCGTCGTGGCTCGCCGGGCTGGCGCGCGCGGGGGAGGTCAACGAGGCGAGCGTCGTGCTGCAGCTGCGGTTCGGGCGTCGGCGATTCCTGCTCACGGGAGACGCCGAGGGGGGGGAGGAGGCGTGGATGGTGGCGCGTTATGGTGCGTCGCTGGCGAGCGACGTGCTCAAGGTGGGGCATCACGGGAGCGTCACGAGTACGACACCTGACTTCCTGAATCTGGTTCGTCCGCGTGTGGCCCTCGTCTCGGTCGGCAGTGGGAATCGCTATGGTCATCCCTCTCAACGAGTGTTGCAGGCGCTCGACGAGAGCGGGGCGTACCTGTTGCGCACCGACGACGACGGGACGATCGTCGTGTCCACCGACGGCAAGGACCTCGAGGTTCGGGCGAACGGGGGGCGATGGCGTGATGTGGTGCGAGGACGTTGAAGGGCGTGATGATCCTGCGGCTTTTCGTGCGGTCAACCCGGGCAGGCGATGCTGAGACGAGCGCTGAAAACGATTGCAGGGGAGGATGAGCCGCTACCGCGAGACATGGTGGAGCGGTTTCCCGAGCTCGCCGTGATGCGGGTGCGTCGCGGTGGGCTGCCGCCGCGAGTGGGAGGCTGGTGCCTCGGGCAGTCGACGGTCGCCGGCATCACCTTCGGACGCACCGTCTGGCTCGGCACAAACGTCCACGCGTCGGCGGAACTACTCTTGCACGAGCTTCGGCACGTTCACCAGTTTGCATCCGTCCGAGCGTTCCCCCTGCGTTACGTGTGGGAGAGCCTGCGGCGCGGTTACCATCACAATCGCTTCGAAGTGGAGGCCCGGCAGTTCGCGGCCGAACGCGTGCTTCCACCACACGAAGTCCCATCCAGCGAGGGCGCGTAGACGTGGTCAAGCACACCGCCACCTCCGTCGTCACGATCGAGCGGTTCATCATCGAGCAGGAGAGGATGTTTCCCGAAGCGACGGGTTCTCTCTCTGCCATCCTCTACGACATCGCGCTCGCCGCGAAGATGATCGCCAGCAAGGTGCGTCGCGCCGGACTGGTCGACATCCTCGGCGCGATGGACACGCAAAACGTCCAAGGGGAGATCCAGCAGAAGCTCGACGTCTTCGCCAATGAGACCATCATCAAGGCGATGGATCATACGGGGCGGTTGTGCGCGATGGCGTCGGAAGAGGAGCCCGACATCATCAACATTCCCGAGCAGTTCAAGTGCGGGAATTACGTCCTCCTCTTCGATCCGCTCGACGGATCGTCCAACATCGACGTCAACGTGCCGGTCGGGACGATCTTCTCGGTCATGCGGAAGATCACCCGCGGGCCGCACGGCGAGATGGAGGACATGCTGCAGCCGGGGCGCCGCCAGGTGGCGGCGGGGTACATCATCTACGGCTCCAGCACGATGCTCGTCTACACCACCGGTCAGGGGGTGCACGGCTTCACGCTCGACCCGTCGATCGGCGAGTTCCTCCTGTCGCACGTCGACATCAAGATCCCAACGCGTGGCCGCTACCTGTCGACCAACGACTCCTACGAGCAGTACTGGAGCGACAACGTGAAGGCGCTCATGCGGCGCTATCGCGGGCTCGATGGCGAACAGAAGGCAATGAGCGTGCGCTACGTGGGCTCCCTGGTGGCCGACTTCCATCGCAACCTGCTCGGCGGCGGCGTCTTCGCCTATCCGGCCAACACGCAGTCCCCCCGCGGCAAGCTGCGCCTGCTGTACGAGGCCAACCCGCTCGCCTTCATCGCCAAGGAGGCGGGGGGCGCGGCGATCGACGGCGTGCAGGACATTCTCGACGTCCAGCCCACCGAGTTGCATCAGCGCACACCGCTGTACATCGGCAGTCGCGACGACATCAACACCGCCCGCGAGCTGCTCGCGCGCGAACTCGCGGCCGTCGGCTAGTTCACCGGCCGGGCGCTCCCCCACCGAACGGGACGAACCTCCGCGGTTCGTCCCGTTCGTCGTTGCAGCACCGGTGAGTAACTTTCTCCCCCATGCCTACCCCTCCTGACGCGCGCTTTTCCCCGTCCGGCCTCCCCGTGCAGCCGGTCTATCGCCCCGCCGACGCTCCCGGCAGCTATGCGGAGTCGTTAGGCGACCCGGGGGCCTTTCCGTTCACCCGCGGCGTGCAGCCGACGATGTACCGCGGGCGGCTGTGGACCATGCGGCAGTACGCCGGCTTCGGGACCGCGGCAGAGACCAATGCGCGCTTCCGGCACTTGCTGGCAGCCGGACAGACTGGGCTATCGGTCGCCTTCGACCTCCCCACGCAGATGGGGATCGACAGCGATGCCCCGCGCGCGCTGGGCGAGGTGGGGCGCGTGGGGGTCGCGATCGATACGGTCGAGGACATGCACACGCTCCTGCACGAGCTCCCGCTCGACCAGGTGTCCACGTCGATGACGATCAACGCCACCGCGGCCACGCTGCTGGCGATGTACATCGTGGTGGCCGAGGAGCGCGGGATCGCGCGCACCCAGGTGAGCGGGACGATCCAGAACGACCTGCTCAAGGAGTACATCGCGCGCGGCACGTACATCTACCCCCCGGGCCGTCGCTGCGACTCATCGCGGACATCTTCCGCTTCTGCGCCTCCGACGTCCCCAACTGGAACCCGATCTCCATCTCGGGCTACCACATCCGCGAGGCGGGGGCGACGGCGGTGCAGGAGTTGGCCTTCACCTTCGCCAACACGGTGGAGTACGTGAAGCGCGCCATCGCCGCCGGCCTCCCGGTCGATCGCTTTGCCCCGCGCGTCTCGTTCTTCTTCGCCGCGCACAACGACCTCTTCGAGGAGGTCGCGAAGTTCCGGGCGGCCCGGCGCATGTACGCTCGCTTCATGCGAGAGCGCTTCGGGGCCAGCGATGCCAGCTGCCGCCTTCGCTTCCACACGCAGACGGGCGGCGTGACGCTCACCGCGCAGCAGCCGCTCAACAACGTGGTGCGCGTGGCGGTGCAGACGCTGGCCGCCACGTTAGGCGGCACGCAATCGCTGCACACCAACGGCTACGATGAGGCGTTGTCGCTGCCGACCGCCGAGGCGGCGACGCTCGCCCTGCGCACCCAGCAGATCGTGGCGTACGAATCGGGCATCGCCGGCACGGTCGATCCGTTGGCCGGGTCGTACTACGTCGAGGCGCTCACCGACGCCCTGGAGCGGCAGGCGACGGAGCTGCTGGTCAAGGTGGATGAGATGGGGGGGGCCGAGCGGGCGATCGCCGCCGGCTTCTTCCAGGAGGAGATCGGGCGCAGCGCCTACGCGCACCAGCTGCGGGTGGAATCGGGCGAGGCGGTCGTGGTCGGGGTCAACCGCTTCGACGACGGTGCGGAGCCGCCCATCATTCCGTCCCCCGACTTCTCACGCCTCGAAGGGGAGCAGGTGGCTCGCGTGCGCGAGGTGAGGGGCGGGCGTGACGCCGCGCGGGTGGCGGCGGCGTTGGCGGCCCTGTCGCAGGCCGCCGCCCCCTACGCGGACCATCCGTCGGACGACGACGACCACGCGGCCGGGAGCGCCCCCGCCCCCCGTGACGATGGAGCGCTCCCCCCCTTGATGCCGTTGATCGTCGAGGCGGTCCGAGCCCGGGCCTCTGTGGGCGAGATCAGCGACACCCTGCAGGGGAGATGGGGGCAGTTCCGCCCGGCGTAGCGCGCGTCGTGGGACTGGCTGGTTGAGTGCCGGCATTCGCGCGGCTAAGTTATTGAAGCTGTAACGCTTGCACTCCAACACCGACATGCCGACTTACGAGTTCCGCTGCCCCGACGGCTCGATCATCGAGCGCATCTTCAAGATCTCCGAAGTCCCGAGCGAGATTCCGGCTCCGGACGGCTCCGGGATGGCCGTGCGCATCATCTCGGGTGGGGCCGCGCTGATCTTCAAGGGCTCTGGCTTCTACATCACCGACTACGGCAAGGACGGCAAGAAGGACCAGCGCGCCGCATCCAGCCCGAGCGAGAGTGGGAGTTCGTCGGGCAAGAGCGAGAGCAAAGGTGACAGCAAGAGCGAGAGCAAGGGCGACAGCAAGTCCGAGAGCAAGTCCGAGAGCAAAGGCGAGAGCAAGCCGACCGGCGGAAGTGCCGGGAGTGGCGGCACGAGTAGCGCTCCCTCGTCGTCGGCGCCGTCCAAGCCGAGCAGCAGCGAATGACGCCCGAGACGATCCTTCGCGACGCCCTCCGCGACGCCGCGGTCGCCATGGGCGCCCCGGACGACTTCCAGCCGCAACTCGAGCGCCCCCGCGATCCGTCGTTTGGGGATTGGGCGAGCAACGCCGCGATGCTGCTCGCCCGCCATCTCAAGCGCAAGCCGCTGGAGATCGCCCAGGACTTGGTCGCGCGGCTCGATGTCGCGAAGGCGGGGGTGTCCGAGGCATATGTCGCCGGCGCGGGGTTCATCAACTTCCGCCTCGCGGCGGGTGCCGAGGCGCAAGCGCTGGTCGGACTGCTGGCGGCCGGGAGCACGTACGGCCGGAGTGATGAAGGGGGGCGTCGGGTGGTGAACGTCGAGTTCG includes:
- a CDS encoding MiaB/RimO family radical SAM methylthiotransferase; protein product: MKVFLRTYGCRANQYDSETVRAMIARSGGEVVTSPAEADVAIFNSCAVTTEAEAELRKGVRRAARQRPGLRTLVMGCVTARDHGALRALPTVEHLVAGADFAAIAAALDLPAEALGAAAAQQGTRALLRIQDGCDEHCTFCATTQARGAQRSRPADALVDEALQLSERHPEIVLTGIHIGSYGRDRGTSLGALVERLVQAVPSARFRLSSVEATEVDARLAALFHEPAHLVPHLHAPLQSGSDRVLRRMGRHWYTAREYGRAVERLAATLPVFGLGADVIAGFPGETDADHAETLALVAALPFTYLHVFPFSLRPGTAAERLVGDLPGGVVQQRARALRDVAEEKARAHRGRRAGALADLVVVGHDVREGVTEDYLSVAIAAPSPPRGTRLAVRLEGDAHALVAHPLAPVAAA
- a CDS encoding DNA internalization-related competence protein ComEC/Rec2 produces the protein MPLVTWTFVAYAAGLALGFGGVAVAAGLAAILAAVALGVARRWVLAVSAFAMAGGAVVAELTRRDDEACRLAVRRTGRAIVELRTALAPGRAARAVGAQPGCGVRARVRVRAGSFAAGSRVAVQGDFAWRGGALDVADARVQLLRPPGRLARWRARTGARIDALYGADAPLARALLLADADDIDRALRDRFADAGIIHMLSVSGLHVGIIAGAVRTLVVGARARLLAADLLSLGVTIAFVAFIGAPPPAVRSGAMLVLGVVARVRQRPTSPWGIWAASCAFPLWEPRVVLDLGWQLSVAGMAGLLASGTLVRRATRRLQGWRRTVVSSMVATSVASAATAPLVAWVFGRVSLAAVVTNVVAAPLFGVAQPLLFASLVALPLWGVARLLAEAARSALWLIDRVAWGGAALPLAAVRAEPDATTALLLGVGAVAGGVALTGRWWRRPALVSLGALAAATWWPSLRPGPGRLELHVIDVGQGDALAVRSPRGRWLLVDAGGGWQGGDAAASIVWPYLRRHGGDVVYLSMSHPHLDHIGGMATLLARAAADTLWDGAYVSGNAVYRDVLRTARGLGRPWRRVAAGDSVAFDGVMVTVLAPDSSWLAGLARAGEVNEASVVLQLRFGRRRFLLTGDAEGGEEAWMVARYGASLASDVLKVGHHGSVTSTTPDFLNLVRPRVALVSVGSGNRYGHPSQRVLQALDESGAYLLRTDDDGTIVVSTDGKDLEVRANGGRWRDVVRGR
- the miaB gene encoding tRNA (N6-isopentenyl adenosine(37)-C2)-methylthiotransferase MiaB, producing the protein MTHDARATVFIETYGCQMNVSDSELMLGSLVAAGYAPVDTPELADVILLNTCAIRDHAEQRVIGRLGELKRSMKAGSIVGVTGCMAQRLGPQLLDKARHVSLVIGPDGYRALPELVGKARQGERAVQTSFDLEEHYEDFAPRRFDKVKAWIPVQRGCDYRCTYCIVPFTRGSERSRRLDDVVREAEQVVSEGISEITLLGQTVNSYHDGDHGFAELLRAVGAVPGVRRLRFTSPHPNDFSDAVIDAMAEVPAVCEHVHLPMQSGSTSMLKRMLRRYTREEYLACVDTLRARIPGIGITTDIIVGFPGETDAEFEETLSAVQAVGFDDAFTFKFSPRDGTPATRMPEEWTVPDAVSAERLGRLIEAVRAGARARNLRMLGERREVLVEKPAKRGELLQARSRDYKTVLLPGDESLVGRYLTVELTGTTGSTFTGTVVQERSPLPVAS
- a CDS encoding zinc ribbon domain-containing protein encodes the protein MPTYEFRCPDGSIIERIFKISEVPSEIPAPDGSGMAVRIISGGAALIFKGSGFYITDYGKDGKKDQRAASSPSESGSSSGKSESKGDSKSESKGDSKSESKSESKGESKPTGGSAGSGGTSSAPSSSAPSKPSSSE
- the fbp gene encoding class 1 fructose-bisphosphatase encodes the protein MVKHTATSVVTIERFIIEQERMFPEATGSLSAILYDIALAAKMIASKVRRAGLVDILGAMDTQNVQGEIQQKLDVFANETIIKAMDHTGRLCAMASEEEPDIINIPEQFKCGNYVLLFDPLDGSSNIDVNVPVGTIFSVMRKITRGPHGEMEDMLQPGRRQVAAGYIIYGSSTMLVYTTGQGVHGFTLDPSIGEFLLSHVDIKIPTRGRYLSTNDSYEQYWSDNVKALMRRYRGLDGEQKAMSVRYVGSLVADFHRNLLGGGVFAYPANTQSPRGKLRLLYEANPLAFIAKEAGGAAIDGVQDILDVQPTELHQRTPLYIGSRDDINTARELLARELAAVG
- a CDS encoding late competence development ComFB family protein, whose product is MHNALEEVVGEVFEQLAQRHAHFRTCAQCRDDVITHTLNQARPRYISGSLIGSAVTRVALSHGQARAELAVLVLDAMRRVTARPRHPRPTAAEELAPG